A genome region from Plasmodium vivax chromosome 11, whole genome shotgun sequence includes the following:
- a CDS encoding hypothetical protein, conserved (encoded by transcript PVX_113360A), translating to MTTEEESQAGAAQGGSQQLEKDEPTIEGTGKAEAKNEDVQKRFEALNNTIENMNIHFNTILKDNEEKYILAFNTYMYDVQKEIRVLKKIVKEEKIRELKEERVKKLQKELKWYINECLRLDNVSQFLKKEAEKWKRNSELMKNHMLFLEKKLAKMYDKVILKEETGVGAGVGAETGTQAKEGPFYRKEGSAQKRNAAPRKAQKREQYGGGAQCGGQSEGGNAECTPKNKAKMEENNAKELQHKVANLEKKLKKQININCSLQEKLTKHYIEKSQYEKLFMECAQQVKKDLAKLAMSNDKEKYVEENFTSLMNEAELSYFTKEEKKKLLVSFFSSNDLIQFVKKNVFCKERASFDLQSKNSYPSTAVKYQKRSDISPFIL from the coding sequence ATGACAACGGAGGAAGAGAGCCAGGCGGGcgctgcgcagggggggagtcAGCAGCTAGAAAAAGATGAGCCAACCATCGAGGGCACAGGCAAAGCTGAAGCGAAGAATGAAGACGTGCAGAAAAGGTTCGAAGCCCTAAACAACACCAtcgaaaatatgaacatcCACTTTAACACGATTCTGAAGGACAATGAGGAGAAATACATTTTGGCATTCAACACGTATATGTATGACGTACAGAAAGAAATCcgcgttttaaaaaaaattgtcaaggaggaaaaaataagggaGTTGAAGGAGGAACgggtgaagaagctgcaaAAGGAGCTGAAGTGGTACATAAATGAGTGCCTACGGTTGGACAACGTTTCCCAGTTCTTGAAAAAGGAGGCggagaagtggaagaggaaCAGCGAGCTGATGAAGAATCATATGCTCTTTCTGGAGAAGAAGCTCGCCAAGATGTATGACAAGGTGATTCTGAAGGAGGAGACGGGGGTGGGAGCGGGGGTAGGAGCCGAAACGGGAACACAAGCCAAAGAAGGGCCCTTTTACAGAAAGGAGGGCAGCGCACAGAAGAGAAATGCCGCACCAAGGAAAGCGCAGAAAAGAGAACAATACGGTGGGGGAGCGCAATGTGGCGGACAGAGCGAGGGCGGCAACGCCGAGTGCACACCGAAGAATAAAGCGAAGATGGAGGAGAACAACGCCAAAGAGTTGCAGCACAAGGTAGCCAATTTAGAAAAGAAActgaagaagcaaataaacataaattgCAGTTTACAAGAAAAACTTACAAAGCATTACATCGAAAAGTCGCAGTACGAAAAATTGTTTATGGAATGTGCGCAACAGGTTAAAAAGGACCTAGCGAAATTAGCCATGAGCAATGACAAGGAGAAGTACGTAGAAGAAAATTTCACGTCATTAATGAATGAGGCGGAACTGAGTTACTTTaccaaggaggaaaagaagaagttaCTCGtgtcctttttctcctccaacGATTTGATCCAGtttgtgaagaaaaacgtTTTCTGTAAGGAGAGGGCGTCCTTCGATTTGCAGTCCAAAAATAGCTACCCCAGTACAGCCGTCAAGTACCAGAAACGGTCTGACATTTCGCCCTTCATTTTGTGA
- a CDS encoding hypothetical protein, conserved (encoded by transcript PVX_113355A), with protein sequence MFLMNTIKGIFHHEEEANNDAAGEKEKKNKRVHISELKDEVWLYKSEDKKERLSEDYASEYEDEGGSFYDEEGGRKPKDHFLEVPLFDEDESGRSIQKNLRSLPSRKIKAIKRSEESEVSEESLSTTDEEEDMEEPFLDLYEELKREQSVKEFYNPMLRPRLWRFEFFIKYIHNLENQLQRNFYLVSFGNIKKLKLYGDLKKEVLYTPGYSVEPGEVKYLKVPLPIWAEKELSISYEDLQNFEVAIEMWCIKGFIFNELYASSKKTLKEVIENDPDTNIILRRRIEKRNITFEAQRLGVYMQLSEIFEFHMALDSWWFIANSEMPSYLKTLPKILRFKFPLSEDDWVIHSSHKSQNNFWLYPGYFCFIGTYHQLANAFFILTVLSHNTSYRYKPPILLGSCIISLKSVTEHPFFKGTVKKLTLDKTKFRQGEIVGNIKCFVNSYGIEEGDIPVQRPVQPLSDATLVNQLVLNDHYLVIRVIKCENLAISSIDLNNVNINVWVKWDGIVNKTDTVSKSTSPFFYQNLYFPIRLVDKKELTHESLIKNVLPVDLISKGEICFEVHNNNEVNSTILGIFELPFADIFNYGTPDYRSLAQEASQSSSPYNDYKDNYDAANEGADLASDNYDDYYVRKYKTVVYKNTLELMYSTLHLKALNMESIQTKKESTISVEAFVIPPLPSGLVFVEKEKIQNASMIYKSMSKRWERDFAKFKDTYTQWFPRADKSRSFPCVSRNEFDGNHYPLCSFVTSINLPAQVSTPGPLFHWLNNIEYIENEDESSIFTPPYFFLSYKKGTIQDHVLLLCCCLKGLEYDAYVCKGTINNGKKNHYWVMTRHEDGWVCFWEVTNKCIIHLKRRWNNSNFSRNAEVRAQEEMISKVVEGNDRERYYTGDYLMSFVRYGLEELKKREKQIKEEYDLKEQNKLYTMELYRENHMKDEQVDVNEVLYNDEELFNNMFEVKFEKHETYSSSKALKYLLENFSKHIPIAPKMFLLDYESTLAYVPYSSVEVVFNDEQLYGNLQNHHPACILYDLENNFHWRPLLNHSPVPIKSEITISTPLSDRLSVKYTKDLEEEIQEMILFMRTKEGLDTSFEHSKEIRHFLEMYIDLCEYKLNLDNNYNTKPENYDRAGGGEAAAVGGKAAEVGQAATFGGEDKAHLHLRKTWSQYKNDYYPNIEAQYVNKENLNFYETYHPSGHNEMISHEQKKHLANIPEDYIYGMNDEVYTQGKEQYIKNYVFCRDSADILNNYDSSVKRKNVKRFSNAPVHYQERVHAGGEAAMGGVEMESVTRSDSRSDTNDPPGKEPQLGGEKNQEEDIPSISGDGSIQEGDPTSEANAESKRRPRCTDRADVPNKYIKKYNKRYDGLLKLEKSLKKKEKQMKEEMMDVKLGGEFLQRGRLGRQSFFSYVDTQAFLKHTLGRKTRTKKGVNKSVHEKRCVKCDHLFNGYLIIPSKGDHSGDGTEGRCNGEGTQRGRRSGDGVGPSYRVNESSTTRRSTLLRKSHPSGKKLRELVAKCKKRYCMKKMGRDMLKLKVAFLRRRIRGNGKGRSGARFERNPFVSEKKAEDRKDGAASSPDREVTGALQRGRLFLCQSHHQMYADQKFLDVGGGPTGAYQQGTPQEMMEQSSPDNPVAQNRFADYNASDMLRGNNFQGTFYEHVQGKNTNEGLGGNVNMQTGGEHLTGLTKSKEKAPTPIPPKTWSRLNPTSKYAAHQISQWNWYYSLEEQYFNWQYYKFPVPPNHTFVGFPIHFSTIDFYEVKSFLLHSKRFENIMKLSIDNISFLIYCKVFPLIGGIMSNWMFLGCLVPWMTAQERETKMKKPPKKDINQR encoded by the exons atgtttttgaTGAATACCATTAAGGGAATCTTTCATCacgaggaggaagcaaaCAATGACGCAGcaggggaaaaggaaaagaaaaacaaaagggttCATATTAGTGAGCTGAAGGACGAAGTGTGGTTATACAAAAGTGAGGATAAGAAGGAGCGCCTAAGTGAAGACTACGCCAGTGAATACGAAGATGAAGGTGGGAGCTTCTATGATGAAGAGGGTGGGAGGAAGCCAAAGGACCATTTTCTGGAGGTGCCGCTATTCGATGAAGACGAAAGTGGACGGAGCatccaaaaaaatttg AGGTCCCTCCCGAgcaggaaaataaaagcaataaaaagaagcgaagagTCCGAAGTCAGCGAAGAAAGTCTAAGCACCAccgatgaggaagaagacaTGGAGGAGCCTTTCCTCGACCTGTACGAGGAATTAAAG AGAGAACAAAGCGTAAAGGAGTTCTACAACCCGATGCTGCGGCCCAGACTGTGGCGCttcgaattttttataaaatacatcCATAACCTGGAAAATCAGTTGCAGAGAAATTTTTACTTAGTGTCCTTCGGGAACATCAA GAAGCTGAAGCTCTACGGAGACCTGAAGAAGGAGGTGCTGTACACGCCCGGGTATTCCGTAGAACCGGGGGAGGTCAAGTACTTGAAGGTTCCAC tgcCCATCTGGGCGGAAAAGGAGTTGAGCATATCCTACGAGGACTTGCAGAACTTCGAAGTGGCCATCGAAATGTGGTGCATAAAGGGGTTCATATTCAATGAGCTGTACGCCTCGTCCAAGAAGACGCTGAAGGAGGTCATTGAAAACGACCCCGACACGAACATCATCCTCAGGCGGAGGATCGAGAAGAGGAACATCACTTTTGAGGCCCAGCGCTTGGGG GTGTACATGCAGCTGTCCGAAATCTTCGAGTTCCACATGGCCCTGGACAGCTGGTGGTTCATAGCGAATTCGGAAATGCCCAGTTACCTGAAAACCCTCCCCAAAATTTTGCGGTTCAAATTTCCCCTAAGCGAGGACGACTGGGTCATTCACAGCTCGCACAAGTCTCAGAACAACTTTTGGCTCTACCCGGGATACTTCTGTTTCATTGGGACGTACCATCAGCTGGCCAACGCCTTTTTCATCCTCACG GTGCTGTCCCACAACACCAGCTACAGATACAAGCCGCCCATCCTGCTGGGGTCCTGCATCATATCTTTAAAGTCTGTGACGGAGCACCCCTTTTTCAA AGGAACTGTGAAGAAGCTGACCCTAGACAAGACCAAATTCAGGCAGGGGGAAATTGTGGGGAACATCAAGTGCTTTGTCAACAGCTACGGCATAGAGGAAGGGGACATCCCTGTGCAGCGGCCCGTCCAGCCGCTGAGCGACGCCACGCTGGTGAACCAGCTGGTTTTGAACGACCACTACTTGGTGATCAG agTCATCAAGTGCGAAAACCTAGCCATCAGCAGCATCGACTTGAACAACGTGAACATAAACGTGTGGGTGAAGTGGGACGGCATAGTCAACAAAACGGACACCGTTTCGAAGAGCACCTCCCCTTTCTTCTACCAAAATTTGTATTTCCCCATTCGGCTAGTAGATAAAAAGGAGCTGACCCATGAGAGTCTCATAAAGAATGTGTTGCCAGTGGACTTGATTTCCAAAGGGGAGATATGCTTCGAGGTGCACAATAACAATGAAGTAAATTCCACCATTTTGGGGATCTTCGAGCTCCCCTTCGCGGACATTTTTAACTACGGCACGCCGGATTACCGCTCCCTGGCCCAG GAAGCCTCCCAAAGCAGCTCCCCCTACAACGACTACAAGGACAACTACGACGCTGCGAATGAGGGGGCGGACCTTGCGAGCGACAATTACGACGACTACTACGTGAGGAAGTACAAAACCGTCGTGTATAAGAACACCTTAG AACTGATGTACTCCACGCTCCACCTGAAAGCGTTGAACATGGAGAGCATACAGACGAAGAAGGAGTCGACCATTTCGGTAGAAGCCTTCGTCATCCCCCCACTGCCCAGTGGCTTGGTCTTtgtggaaaaggaaaagattcAGAACGCTTCGATGATTTACAAGTCCATGTCGAAGAG GTGGGAACGGGACTTCGCCAAGTTCAAGGACACCTACACGCAGTGGTTCCCCCGGGCGGATAAAAGTAGGAG CTTCCCCTGTGTGAGCAGAAACGAGTTCGACGGCAACCACTACCCCCTGTGCAGCTTCGTCACTTCGATTAACTTGCCCGCCCAAGTGTCAACTCCGG GCCCCCTCTTCCACTGGCTGAACAACATTGAGTACATCGAGAACGAAGACGAGTCGTCGATCTTTACCCCCCCGTATTTTTTCCTGTCTTATAAGAAGGGGACGATACAGGACCACGTGCTGTTGCTGTGCTGCTGCCTGAAGGGCCTGGAGTACGACGCGTATGTGTGCAAAG GCACAATAAACAACGGGAAGAAGAACCACTACTGGGTCATGACGAGGCACGAGGACGGGTGGGTGTGCTTCTGGGAAGTGACGAACAAGTGCATCATCCACCTGAAGAGGAGGTGGAACAACAGCAATTTCTCGAGGAACGCAGAGGTGAGAGCTCAGGAGGAAATGATCAGCAAGGTGGTGGAAGGCAACGACAGGGAAAGGTACTACACAGGGGATTACTTAATGAGCTTTGTAAGATACGGGTTggaggaattaaaaaagagggagaagcaaatcAAGGAGGAATACGACTTGAAGGAGCAAAACAAGCTATACACGATGGAGCTTTATCGAGAGAACCACATGAAGGATGAGCAGGTAGATGTAAATGAAGTTCTTTATAACGATGAGGAACTCTTTAACAACATGTTCGAGGTGAAATTTGAAAAGCATGAAACGTACAGTTCTAGTAAGGCGTTGAAATATTTGCTGGAAAATTTCTCCAAGCATATTCCCATTGCTCCGAAGATGTTTCTTCTAGATTATGAGAGTACTTTAGCTTATGTGCCCTACTCGTCCGTCGAGGTCGTTTTCAATGACGAGCAGTTGTATGGGAACCTGCAGAACCACCACCCCGCGTGCATTCTCTACGACTTGGAGAACAACTTCCACTGGCGCCCCCTGCTGAACCACTCCCCCGTGCCCATCAAGAGTGAAATCACCATATCGACCCCGTTGAGCGATAGGCTTTC CGTGAAGTACACGAAGGACCTCGAGGAGGAGATCCAAGAGATGATACTCTTCATGAGGACCAAGGAGGGGCTGGACACCTCCTTTGAGCATTCCAAGGAGATTAGGCACTTCCTAGAAATGTACATCGACCTGTGTGAGTACAAGCTCAACTTGGATAACAATTACAATACCAAGCCTGAAAATTATGACCgtgcaggggggggtgaagcAGCGGCAGTTGGGGGGAAAGCAGCGGAAGTTGGTCAAGCAGCGACATTTGGGGGAGAGGACAAAGCCCACTTGCATTTGAGGAAAACGTGGTCTCAGTACAAAAACGATTATTACCCCAACATCGAAGCGCAGTACGTTAACAAGGAGAACCTTAACTTTTACGAAACCTACCACCCAAGTGGACACAACGAAATGATAAGCCacgagcagaagaagcacctCGCCAACATCCCAGAGGATTACATATACGGGATGAATGATGAGGTGTACACGCAGGGGAAGGAGCAGTACATAAAGAACTACGTTTTTTGTAGGGACAGCGCGGATATACTAAACAATTATGACAGCAgtgtgaagaggaagaatgTGAAGCGGTTCAGCAATGCGCCTGTGCACTACCAGGAGAGGGtccacgcggggggggaggcagcgaTGGGGGGTGTGGAGATGGAGAGTGTTACGCGAAGTGACAGTCGAAGTGATACCAATGATCCACCGGGGAAGGAGCCCCAactggggggagagaaaaaccAAGAGGAGGATATCCCGAGCATCTCGGGGGATGGTAGCATCCAGGAAGGAGACCCAACAAGTGAAGCCAACGCGGAGTCGAAACGGCGGCCCCGCTGCACTGACCGAGCAGATGTGCCAAACAAgtatataaagaaatataacaAAAGGTATGATGGCCTGCTTAAGCTTGAAAAAagtttgaagaagaaggagaaacagATGAAGGAGGAAATGATGGACGTTAAgttggggggggaattccTCCAACGTGGTCGGCTAGGTAGGCAGTCCTTCTTCAGCTATGTAGACACACAAGCATTTTTGAAGCACACCTTGGGGAGGAAAACacgtacaaaaaaaggggttaatAAGTCAGTGCATGAGAAGAGGTGTGTCAAATGTGATCATCTGTTTAATGGCTACCTGATTATCCCCTCGAAGGGGGACCACTCGGGAGACGGCACTGAAGGTAGGTGCAATGGTGAAGGGACAcagcgggggaggagaagtggTGACGGAGTAGGTCCATCGTACCGCGTGAACGAGTCAAGCACCACGCGTAGAAGCACCCTCCTGAGGAAGTCGCACCCCAGTGGGAAGAAGTTACGTGAATTAGTCGCCAAGTGTAAAAAACGATATTGCATGAAGAAGATGGGAAGGGACATGCTTAAGTTAAAAGTGGCTTTCTTAAGGCGTAGGATTAGGGGGAAcgggaaaggaagaagcggtgcGCGCTTTGAGAGGAACCCATTCGTTAGTGAGAAGAAGGCGGAAGACAGAAAAGATGGCGCCGCTTCATCCCCTGATAGAGAAGTGACGGGCGCgttgcaaagggggaggctgTTCCTTTGCCAGAGCCACCATCAGATGTACGCGGATCAGAAATTCCTCGACGTGGGCGGCGGCCCGACGGGGGCTTACCAG CAGGGCACCCCACAGGAGATGATGGAACAAAGCTCCCCAGACAACCCGGTGGCGCAAAACCGTTTCGCAGATTACAACGCAAGTGATATGTTACGTGGGAACAACTTCCAGGGAACCTTCTATGAACATGtgcaggggaaaaatacaaacgaAGGACTGGGGGGTAATGTGAATATGCAAACTGGTGGGGAGCATCTGACGGGATTAACGAAGTCAAAGGAAAAAGCCCCCACACCCATCCCGCCAAAAACGTGGAGCAGATTAAACCCCACGTCCAAGTATGCTGCTCATCAGATTTCACAGTGGAACTGGTATTACTCATTG GAGGAGCAGTACTTCAACTGGCAATACTACAAGTTCCCCGTGCCGCCGAACCACACCTTCGTTGGCTTCCCGATTCATTTTTCGACCATCG ATTTCTACGAAGTCAAGTCATTCCTGCTGCACTCCAAGCGTTTCGAGAACATAATGAAGCTGTCCATAGACAACATCTCCTTCCTCATATACTGCAAAGTGTTCCCCCTAATTGGCGGGATCATGTCGAACTGGATGTTCCTTGGCTGTTTGGTACCCTGGATg ACTGCACAAGAGCGGGaaaccaaaatgaagaagcccCCGAAGAAGGACATCAACCAGAGGTAG
- a CDS encoding phenylalanine--tRNA ligase, putative (encoded by transcript PVX_113350A), translated as MVLPLPKLIQSNEGRVLYHIANHPIRTVKKKIESFFKYESLDNLNSDISVRQNFDELFVPLTHPARNIKDTFYLCKNYVKYFSTLHNDLYTRLENTNGIYKYYLTTKLVGHHKILLKRTHMTAHLPDLLRRNYKNVIYTGSVYRRDEIDRFHFPIFHQTDGFLIRPDNFDVETDLKTNLQQLIRYLFDASDIKMKWDGNTSFPFTDPSYELYIRGVPSGGRGTTRDDNNGGAASASLQGDPRGGEPPWVEVLGCGKIKKEVIAMALHAEDIRQMIEDEIARHDRGLLGELHSMEAAASGAAAEGTAPNEVTPNVATPNPATSNVAPPKGILDKLCSAPLNNRIETQMNKFLKTIRYQGWAFGIGLERLAMLLYHIHDIRLFWSTDSRFIDQFEEDVITKFHPFSNFPPVEKDISFYVSSQFKEALFFQICRDIASENIEQVKKIDSYHNPRNNQTSVCYRITYRSHSQNLTHKAVNELQSKIAQMLVKQCAVTIR; from the coding sequence ATGGTGTTGCCACTTCCAAAACTCATCCAGTCGAATGAAGGGAGAGTGTTATACCATATTGCAAACCACCCTATAAGgacagttaaaaaaaagatcgaAAGTTTCTTCAAATACGAATCTTTGGATAACCTAAACAGTGACATCAGCGTGAGGCAAAACTTCGACGAGCTATTTGTGCCCCTCACACACCCCGCTAGGAATATAAAAGATACTTTTTACTTGTGTAAAAATtacgtaaaatatttttccactCTCCATAATGATCTGTACACTCGGCTAGAAAATACCAATGGCATTTATAAGTACTACTTAACCACGAAATTGGTGGGTCATCACAAAATCCTGCTGAAGAGGACCCATATGACCGCTCATTTACCTGACCTGTTAAGGcgaaattacaaaaatgttatcTACACGGGAAGTGTCTACAGAAGGGACGAAATCGATAGGTTCcactttcccatttttcatcAGACCGATGGGTTTCTTATCCGCCCAGACAACTTTGACGTCGAAACGGATTTGAAAACGAACCTTCAACAGCTGATTCGCTACTTGTTCGATGCTTCggatataaaaatgaaatgggATGGTAACACGTCCTTCCCGTTTACAGACCCGTCGTACGAGCTGTACATCAGAGGGGTACCATcagggggaagaggcacTACGCGAGATGATAACAACGGGGGTGCTGCTTCTGCATCCTTACAGGGAGACCCTCGAGGTGGGGAACCCCCCTGGGTGGAAGTCCTCGGGTGCgggaaaatcaaaaaggaagtcATCGCCATGGCCCTGCACGCGGAAGATATACGCCAAATGATAGAGGACGAGATTGCCCGCCATGACAGGGGCCTCCTGGGCGAGCTCCACTCGATGGAGGCCGCCGCCAGTGGGGCAGCCGCGGAGGGGACCGCCCCTAACGAGGTTACTCCCAATGTGGCTACCCCTAACCCGGCTACCTCTAACGTGGCCCCCCCCAAGGGCATCCTGGACAAGCTCTGCAGCGCCCCCCTCAACAACCGCATAGAAActcaaatgaacaaattctTGAAAACGATTAGGTACCAAGGGTGGGCCTTCGGAATAGGACTCGAACGACTAGCCATGCTGCTCTACCACATCCACGACATACGTCTGTTTTGGAGCACCGACAGTAGGTTCATAGACCAGTTTGAGGAAGACGTAATAACCAAATTCCACCCCTTCAGCAACTTCCCTCCTGTGGAAAAAGACATCTCCTTCTATGTCAGCAGCCAATTTAAAGAAGCTTTATTCTTCCAAATCTGCAGAGATATAGCTAGCGAAAATATCGagcaagtgaaaaaaatagattcCTACCACAACCCCAGGAATAACCAAACGAGCGTCTGCTATAGAATAACCTACCGCTCCCACAGCCAGAACCTCACCCATAAGGCTGTCAATGAGTTGCAAAGTAAAATTGCCCAAATGTTGGTGAAGCAGTGTGCAGTCACCATCCGGTAA